Proteins from a single region of Malassezia restricta chromosome IV, complete sequence:
- a CDS encoding calpain-7, which yields MDPAAEAVAKAAAAEAVDFELQKKYNAAFFQYTRAIRLFLEIARDDSSVTDARRMAERCLERAKRLRDAGRVPRGLGTKAWPPFWSENEHVPVEPSPELSPQQIEQGAQLQSLRDFPVYRADVRLVGGDMQQGCVSDCSFITALEIVAEHNARWGTNLACNMLYPQQDCVPCASPDGTYKVKLYMHGSLRCIHINDMLPVSRDGLWLCTKPRHKTQLWPALLEKAYLVAKRSGYAFRGSHSSMDLYMLTGWIPEYIPMDEPTFQSEKTWMRLYEAWRRGDCMVALSTNTAVDYADLEPLHCYGILALSAQGQDRIVTIINPWKTSDVSHRVTMSWADVRHAFDALLVNWNPSLYPEMQSIQGVWEAQSDSAVRLDDVRTAQTEQYHLLLQHVVDRPILLHLERDASICDEFDEQEYTALHVYPTLSSQRRADTETGGMMGVYMNTAHTLCTVEPQDCTQYTIAVSRHGTQIPMPYTLTAYATCPMEFRALPQAWSHRAVFHGTWRAPLHAAAPDEWYQPQYRLTVQEDTFLPRIQLMLTTVLTVPVRLTLCRSGERIHCLSTASKTSCTGNFSRGMVVSDIQALQPGTYTLLLSASQPHMHVGQSYALTVESSVPVHVEGLPAIGAGMYHRKAHSPASCVWKLDVPRRMPLMVCAAQDATGPLCVSITTHSHELATAHAVDDTHYVFLSTTPLEAGTYLLRVHGMAPVHVDMFGAQPVTLAPHSSELL from the coding sequence ATGGATCCAGCGGCTGAAGCTGTGGCAaaagctgctgcagcggaAGCCGTAGATTTCGAGCTACAGAAAAAATACAATGCTGCGTTCTTTCAGTATACCAGAGCTATTCGACTTTTCCTGGAAATTGCGCGTGATGACTCGAGTGTAACCGACGCGCGTCGGATGGCTGAGCGCTGCTTGGAACGTGCCAAGCGATTAAGGGATGCAGGACGTGTCCCCAGAGGGTTGGGCACTAAAGCTTGGCCTCCATTTTGGAGCGAAAATGAACATGTGCCGGTGGAGCCATCCCCGGAACTCTCCCCGCAACAAATAGAGCAAGGCGCACAGCTGCAGTCTTTGCGGGACTTTCCAGTATACCGAGCCGACGTGCGACTTGTTGGCGGTGATATGCAACAAGGTTGTGTCTCGGATTGCTCCTTTATCACGGCACTAGAGATTGTGGCAGAGCATAATGCTCGTTGGGGTACGAATTTGGCATGCAATATGCTGTACCCCCAGCAGGACTGTGTGCCATGTGCAAGTCCCGATGGGACGTATAAGGTCAAGCTGTATATGCACGGAAGTTTGCGTTGTATTCATATAAACGATATGCTTCCAGTAAGTCGGGACGGGCTGTGGCTTTGCACAAAGCCGCGGCACAAGACACAACTATGGCCGGCGCTTCTAGAAAAGGCGTACCTCGTTGCCAAGCGCAGTGGCTATGCATTTCGAGGCTCACATTCGAGCATGGATCTTTACATGCTTACAGGATGGATACCTGAATACATACCCATGGACGAGCCTACTTTCCAAAGCGAAAAGACATGGATGCGCTTGTACGAAGCATGGCGGCGTGGTGATTGTATGGTGGCTCTTAGTACGAACACTGCGGTTGATTATGCCGATTTAGAACCGTTGCATTGCTATGGAATCTTAGCACTATCTGCGCAAGGACAAGATCGTATCGTGACGATCATCAATCCGTGGAAAACAAGTGACGTCTCCCATCGCGTCACCATGAGCTGGGCTGACGTGCGTCATGCTTTTGATGCTTTACTCGTAAACTGGAATCCTTCTCTATATCCAGAAATGCAATCTATCCAGGGTGTGTGGGAAGCCCAATCTGACTCGGCCGTGCGCCTGGATGATGTTCGAACGGCACAAACGGAGCAATACCATCTCTTGCTACAACATGTGGTCGATCGGCCTATTTTGCTCCATCTTGAGCGGGATGCATCCATATGCGATGAATTTGACGAGCAAGAGTACACTGCGCTTCATGTGTATCCCACTTTGTCCTCTCAACGTCGAGCAGACACCGAGACTGGCGGTATGATGGGCGTATATATGAACACGGCGCACACGCTTTGCACGGTTGAGCCCCAGGACTGTACTCAGTATACCATCGCTGTTTCTCGGCATGGTACGCAGATTCCTATGCCGTACACACTAACGGCCTATGCGACCTGTCCTATGGAATTTCGTGCACTGCCCCAAGCCTGGTCACACCGCGCCGTGTTTCACGGCACATGGCGTGCGCCACTGCATGCAGCCGCGCCTGACGAATGGTATCAGCCACAGTACCGTCTCACGGTACAGGAAGATACGTTCCTTCCTCGCATCCAGCTTATGCTCACCACTGTACTGACAGTACCGGTACGCCTCACATTATGTCGCAGTGGTGAGCGCATCCATTGCCTTTCCACGGCGTCCAAGACGTCCTGTACAGGAAACTTTTCACGCGGTATGGTTGTATCTGATATTCAGGCCTTGCAGCCAGGTACATACACCCTGCTTCTATCAGCGTCTCAGCCCCATATGCACGTGGGGCAGTCGTATGCACTCACTGTGGAAAGTTCTGTGCCCGTCCATGTCGAAGGTCTGCCAGCGATTGGTGCCGGCATGTATCACCGCAAGGCGCATAGTCCTGCGTCGTGTGTGTGGAAGCTCGATGTGCCTCGCCGTATGCCTCTGATGGTCTGTGCGGCTCAGGATGCCACAGGCCCATTGTGCGTTTCCATCACGACACATTCCCATGAGCTGGCTACTGCACATGCAGTTGATGATACCCATTATGTATTCCTCTCTACTACCCCGCTGGAAGCGGGTACGTATCTCCTCCGCGTCCATGGCATGGCCCCCGTCCATGTGGATATGTTTGGTGCCCAGCCAGTGACATTAGCTCCACATAGCTCAGAGTTATTGTAA
- a CDS encoding 3-methyl-2-oxobutanoate hydroxymethyltransferase, whose amino-acid sequence MMQAIKSAWRAALPVRGRALHTSHLKMSAWSVPPVQASAHQAMPPVFRSDIQQMKREGTPLVCITAYDQPTALAVRGAGADMCLVGDSLANVALGYQATRSLSLDAMIHHAKTVRASIHAPELQYDARCPRAPLVIVDMPFGSYGVSLEESVRHVMHVVKETQASAIKMEGSMELVPLIERLTTLGIDVMGHIGLQPQRFGDASGFRVQGATAHSALNILRTAQALEAAGCFSIVLECIPSKLGEAISQRLDIPTIGIGAGPHTHGQVLVCTDIMGDLTSPSHVSAVLAGLEKGASAPAHMPETPWPPMPKFVRTFAASHVGSQRIVALRRFVEAVRSRTFPDNTSEAYRIKTHEWETFLQLVDSS is encoded by the coding sequence ATGATGCAGGCGATCAAATCAGCGTGGCGCGCAGCTCTACCGGTGCGTGGCCGTGCACTGCATACAAGCCATCTAAAGATGAGTGCCTGGAGCGTACCACCCGTACAGGCCAGCGCGCATCAAGCGATGCCTCCAGTGTTTCGCTCAGACATTCAGCAAATGAAAAGGGAAGGGACTCCATTGGTCTGTATCACAGCATACGATCAGCcgacggcgctggctgtgcgtggtgctggtgctgatATGTGTCTTGTCGGCGATTCATTGGCCAATGTGGCTCTCGGATACCAAGCAACGCGATCCCTATCTCTGGATGCCATGATCCATCACGCCAAGACTGTGCGTGCTTCTATACATGCTCCTGAGTTACAGTATGATGCGCGTTGCCCACGTGCACCTCTCGTTATCGTTGATATGCCATTTGGCTCGTATGGCGTATCACTCGAGGAGTCCGTGCGCCACGTCATGCATGTCGTGAAAGAGACTCAGGCGTCGGCTATAAAAATGGAAGGATCGATGGAGCTGGTTCCGTTGATAGAACGCTTGACTACGTTGGGCATTGATGTCATGGGCCACATCGGATTACAACCACAGCGATTCGGTGACGCCAGCGGATTCCGTGTACAGGGCGCAACAGCACACAGTGCCCTCAACATTTTGCGCACAGCCCAGGCATTAGAGGCGGCAGGATGCTTTTCCATTGTACTCGAGTGCATCCCATCCAAGTTGGGTGAAGCTATTAGCCAACGACTCGACATTCCCACCATTGGTATCGGCGCTGGTCCTCACACACATGGTCAGGTGCTTGTATGTACCGACATTATGGGTGATCTCACCAGCCCTTCGCACGTATCGGCTGTCTTGGCAGGTTTAGAGAAGGGAGCCTCTGCACCAGCGCACATGCCAGAGACACCTTGGCCTCCAATGCCCAAGTTTGTGCGGACATTCGCTGCATCACACGTCGGTTCACAGCGTATAGTGGCATTGCGGCGCTTTGTTGAAGCCGTGCGTTCACGGACGTTTCCTGATAATACGTCGGAGGCTTATCGAATCAAGACGCACGAATGGGAGACGTTTTTGCAGCTCGTAGACAGCTCATGA
- a CDS encoding oligoribonuclease, which translates to MTGLDPKRDRLLEIACIVTDGQLQPVDEGVSYVIRTEPHILEGMDEWCTRTHSQTGLYAACLDEACSHPHLDVRTAILAYVLDRVPTARKACLAGSSVHADKMFLVNEMPELMAHLHYRIVDVSTIKELVRRWYGASYQRPDTGILHRALDDIRGSIQELEHYRKSVFRRDAP; encoded by the exons ATGACAGGACTTGATCCGAAACGTGATCGACTATTAGAAATTGCCTGCATCGTGACCGACGGCCAGCTTCAGCCGGTCGATGAGGGCGTATCGTATGTCATCCGCACAGAGCCACATATACTCGAGGGTATGGACGAGTGGTGCACAAGGACCCACTCCCAAACAGGCCTCTACGCTGCATGCCTAGATGAAGCATGCTCACATCCGCACCTTGATGTGCGCACAGCCATTCTTGCCTACGTGCTAGATCGTGTACCAACAGCACGCAAAGCCTGCCTGGCGGGTAGCTCTGTGCACGCAGACAAGATGTTTCTCGTAAACGAGATGCCAGAGCTTATGGCCCATTTGCACTaccgcatcgtcgatgtGTCGACGATCAAGGAGCTAGTGCGTCGGTGGTATGGTGCGTCGTATCAACGACCGGATACAGGTATTCTGCATCG GGCACTCGACGATATCCGAGGATCCATTCAAG AATTGGAGCACTATCGAAAGAGTGTGTTTCGACGCGACGCTCCGTAG
- a CDS encoding ABC transporter gives MWRITPGETASFMWRPWLGCVVRRSIHSSSHKPLLTLTKAHIPGLKGTIHDYEAKVPSLTWSILDGAQNECWAIIGPTSSNAGAHVRQKIIDVVLGRYSPRAANTSNVPPSCTHMLDTLPREAVAYVPFETPSGNFGGEFIDYTTRYGSIRDEDRVTLFESLMESRDVYTGLVAQLHMRPDPLRLHQDNTGLLKWNSSYEREECIRKAHAICKHIQNTAPALGLTSLLSRPLISLSNGQMRRARILRALIQGAEWAVLEDPFKGLDQPSRNELTRLFGELHANRTPRLCLVLREQDPVPSFITHILRVDEHGFVTQLGHKSEVPTEKDAEYPPGSYDIVRRNAERGVYTGQKSSEPIVAMRHVSIEYESNPILQDVSLELQPGARMVLVGDNGSGKTTLLSLLLGDHPRSFALSEQQLSLWGAARDAPRNAHVLLQRRIGHMSPELFHAFPRKSLEAGGLTVADAIASGFDGIFTYRRRNEKQLERVAQLLRLFSPELVFDSKSMSSESVGDLPFASLTHGSQAVVLFLRALVHRPSLLILDEAFQGMSGHQVAKTRAFIDGTQSWVYEGMSDTERAVDRAWREKVVIVAVSHYESEWPLTCGCLLRLSQGRVIESF, from the coding sequence ATGTGGAGGATTACCCCAGGTGAGACTGCATCGTTCATGTGGCGCCCTTGGTTGGGATGTGttgtgcgccgcagcaTCCACAGCAGCTCGCATAAGCCCCTCTTGACTCTTACAAAAGCTCATATACCTGGTCTCAAAGGTACCATTCATGATTATGAGGCCAAAGTACCTTCTCTTACCTGGTCCATTCTCGATGGTGCTCAGAACGAGTGCTGGGCCATCATAGGGCCTACTTCCTCCAATGCGGGTGCCCACGTACGACAAAAAATCATTGACGTGGTTCTTGGACGATATTCTCCACGGGCTGCTAATACATCCAACGTACCGCCATCATGTACACATATGCTCGACACATTACCACGAGAGGCTGTAGCCTATGTGCCGTTCGAGACACCATCCGGGAATTTTGGCGGTGAATTTATTGATTATACGACAAGATACGGATCGATTCGAGACGAAGACCGCGTGACGCTTTTTGAGAGTCTGATGGAGTCTCGTGATGTATATACAGGCCTGGTGGCTCAGCTGCACATGCGACCAGATCCATTGCGGCTGCACCAAGACAACACAGGCTTACTCAAATGGAACAGCAGCTATGAACGCGAAGAGTGTATCAGAAAGGCGCATGCTATATGCAAGCATATCCAAAACACGGCTCCTGCTCTTGGCTTGACGTCACTGCTTTCACGACCGCTTATTTCACTGTCCAACGGTCAAATGCGCCGTGCCCGAATTCTGCGTGCCTTGATTCAGGGAGCTGAATGGGCCGTTCTCGAGGACCCATTCAAAGGTCTTGATCAGCCATCAAGAAACGAACTCACGCGATTGTTTGGTGAACTGCACGCTAATCGAACCCCACGCCTGTGTCTCGTCCTTCGCGAGCAAGATCCGGTGCCATCTTTCATCACACATATTCTCCGGGTCGATGAACATGGATTTGTAACGCAACTTGGTCACAAAAGTGAGGTGCCAACTGAAAAAGATGCTGAGTATCCTCCTGGGAGCTACGATATCGTCCGACGCAATGCGGAGCGAGGCGTTTATACAGGTCAAAAGTCGAGCGAGCCCATCGTGGCTATGCGTCACGTCTCGATTGAGTATGAATCCAACCCAATCTTGCAGGATGTATCGCTCGAATTGCAGCCTGGTGCAAGAATGGTGCTAGTGGGTGATAATGGAAGCGGGAAAACAACTCTCTTATCCTTGCTTCTCGGCGACCATCCTCGTTCATTTGCACTAAGTGAGCAACAGCTGTCATTATGGGGTGcagcacgcgatgcaccgcGCAACGCTCATGTactgctgcagcggcgcatagGTCATATGTCGCCAGAGTTATTCCATGCGTTCCCTCGCAAGAGTCTCGAGGCAGGCGGTTTGACCGTGGCAGACGCGATAGCGAGTGGCTTTGACGGTATATTTACGTATCGAAGGCGCAACGAGAAGCAACTTGAGCGCGTTGCACAATTATTGCGCCTGTTTAGTCCAGAGCTGGTGTTTGACTCGAAGAGCATGTCATCTGAGAGCGTGGGCGATCTGCCTTTCGCGAGTCTGACACACGGGTCACAGGCTGTTGTGCTATTTCTGCGTGCCTTGGTACATCGCCCATCTCTGCTGATTTTGGATGAAGCGTTCCAAGGCATGAGTGGTCATCAGGTGGCGAAGACGCGCGCGTTCATTGATGGCACGCAGTCATGGGTGTATGAGGGCATGTCCGATACtgagcgtgccgtcgacagGGCGTGGCGCGAAAAAGTCGTGATTGTGGCCGTAAGTCACTATGAGAGTGAATGGCCCCTGACATGTGGCTGCTTATTGCGTCTGTCTCAGGGCCGTGTCATAGAGTCGTTTTAG
- a CDS encoding mannosyl-oligosaccharide alpha-1,3-glucosidase — protein sequence MHRPSLLVWVLTLACAAALVAGVNPGVFKGCSDSSVCRRFRKVAENVESFTRPAYVSPYSLGSVPELEGAALHVPVMSALHDVSFELKTTFFADGNARLQMDERAPTYKDWRHYPEASVWGIAEMPALAHNVQIKQQSKAKTVVSWGDSTHEMHIEHAPLRISFVRDGIVQMILNERALLHMEHFRAKPEDGLPKTDEQRAAHLQSRVHDLKQRHPTASASTIDMWSKFETPDEGEWEESWGGVADSKPKGPEGVALDISFPGYDTLYGLPEHASPLSLRSTRAPPKGEEEEAGRFTDPYRLMNTDVFEYEYDSPMALYGSAPIVHALSQSSAVSVLWMNAAETWVDIHKTKHRPGPKPASAALRAASRDDAKALSGGSSTRSSHVHFMSESGILDLFVFMGPTLHRNMERYMSLVGRTALPQYFAIGYHQCRWNYWSDGDVKDVSSRFDEADIPMDVIWLDIEYSAEHMYGMWDKKAFIDPSGMVQALDERGRKLVIILDPHLKKTDKYYLYKEARDLDLLVKNPDNKTNYEGECWSGQASWIDFFQPRTWSWWIDQFSLIKHKLEANARNVFVWNDMSEPAIFSGPEVSSPKDVLHYPGWENRDIHNINGLILHNLTATGLTRRELGTRDTSGKVGVERRPFVLSRAWWLGSQRFGAIWTGDNLGTWEHFANSVPMILQNGMGGMSFCGADIGGFFGNPDTELLVRWYQAGIFEPFFRAHAHIDTKRREPYLYDGAVGDALRGLLRLRYKMLPVWYTAFWHSSLNGQPVLKPQALVFPHDTAGFDVDDQYLLGDSGLLIKPPTTKGASHVDIYLADDEDYYHHFTGHVYRAPGGRVAVPAPLSDHVPMLQRGGSVVPMRERVRRSAELQRLDPFTLYIAPSHDELAAEGHLYMDDGQTFAYRDDQAFLARKFTLTRDGPGHLRLASTSLTGRDIHTSASSTALQVPGNAYEQETSSVRVERIIVYGLPEVYRIIARDAHGHETSLAFTYTSGTSRSPTASDASARLASRLEIRDPRVLIGQDWSILMEIAP from the coding sequence ATGCATCGCCCCTCGTTGCTGGTGTGGGTGCTGACACTcgcttgtgcagctgcgctgGTCGCTGGTGTGAACCCTGGCGTGTTCAAGGGGtgcagcgactcgagcgtATGCCGTCGATTTCGGAAGGTGGCAGAAAATGTCGAGTCGTTCACGCGCCCGGCGTACGTCTCGCCATATTCGCTGGGTAGTGTGCCCGAGCTTGAGGGTGCGGCCTTGCATGTGCCTGTCATGAGTGCATTGCACGATGTGTCATTCGAGCTAAAGACGACTTTCTTTGCGGACGGCAATGCACGCCTGCAAATGGATGAGCGTGCGCCGACCTACAAGGACTGGCGTCACTATCCTGAAGCTAGTGTATGGGGCATTGCCGAGATGcctgcgctcgcgcacaatgTACAGATTAAGCAGCAGAGCAAGGCTAAGACTGTTGTGTCATGGGGTGATAGCACGCACGAAATGCACATCGAGCATGCGCCTTTGCGGATTTCTTTTGTAAGAGACGGCATCGTGCAAATGATTCTGAATGAGCGTGCCCTGTTGCATATGGAGCACTTTCGCGCTAAGCCGGAGGACGGACTACCCAAGACGGATGAACAGCGAGCAGCGCACCTCCAATCTCGTGTCCATGACCTGAAGCAGCGGCACCCTACTGCGTCTGCTTCGACCATCGACATGTGGTCCAAGTTTGAGACGCCCGATGAAGGCGAGTGGGAAGAGTCATGGGGCGGTGTAGCAGACTCCAAGCCGAAAGGTCCTGAAGGCGTGGCTCTGGACATTTCGTTCCCTGGCTACGACACGCTCTATGGCTTACCAGAGCACGCCAGTCCTTTATCGCttcgctcgacgcgcgctccGCCAAAGGGagaggaggaagaggccggTCGATTTACAGATCCTTACCGTCTAATGAATACGGATGTGTTCGAGTACGAATACGATAGTCCGATGGCGCTATATGGCAGCGCTCCAATTGTGCATGCCCTGAGCCAATCGAGTGCCGTCAGTGTGCTGTGGATGAATGCCGCCGAAACGTGGGTGGACATCCACAAGACAAAGCACCGTCCAGGACCGAAgccagcgtcggcagcgctgcgtgcggcCTCGCGAGAtgatgccaaggcgctGTCGGgcggctcgtcgacgcgctcatCGCACGTGCATTTTATGTCCGAGTCTGGTATTCTGGATCTGTTTGTGTTTATGGGTCCGACGCTGCACCGAAACATGGAGCGGTACATGTCGTTGGTTGGTCGCACGGCGTTGCCGCAGTATTTCGCGATCGGCTATCACCAGTGTCGCTGGAACTATTGGTCAGATGGCGACGTCAAAGATGTGAGCTCGCGCTTTGATGAAGCTGATATCCCGATGGATGTGATTTGGCTGGACATTGAGTACAGTGCTGAGCACATGTACGGCATGTGGGACAAGAAGGCGTTCATCGACCCGTCCGGCATGGTGCAGGCTCTCGATGAGCGCGGGCGGAAACTAGTCATTATTTTGGATCCGCATTTGAAAAAGACGGACAAATATTATCTGTACAAGGAGGCCAGGGACTTGGACCTGCTCGTCAAAAATCCAGACAACAAGACCAACTACGAGGGCGAGTGCTGGAGCGGCCAAGCGAGCTGGATCGACTTTTTCCAGCCCCGTACCTGGTCGTGGTGGATCGACCAGTTTAGTCTCATAAAGCACAAGCTGGAGGCTAATGCTCGCAATGTATTTGTATGGAACGACATGAGCGAGCCGGCTATCTTTTCAGGTCCCGAAGTGTCTTCGCCGAAAGATGTACTGCACTACCCGGGCTGGGAAAACCGCGACATTCACAACATCAATGGCTTGATCTTGCATAATCTCACTGCCACGGGACTGACGCGTCGTGAGCTAGGCACGCGTGATACCTCTGGCAAGGTTGGCGTGGAGCGCCGGCCCTTTGTGCTAAGCCGGGCATGGTGGCTTGGATCACAGCGATTTGGTGCGATTTGGACCGGTGATAACCTCGGCACTTGGGAGCACTTTGCGAACAGCGTGCCGATGATCCTGCAGAACGGTATGGGTGGTATGAGCTTTTGTGGCGCGGACATCGGCGGATTTTTCGGCAATCCCGACACGGAACTTCTTGTACGATGGTATCAGGCAGGCATCTTTGAGCCGTTTTTCCGGGCGCACGCACACATCGACACCAAGCGTCGTGAGCCATACCTGTATGACGGTGCGGTAGGTGATGCGTTGCGTGGAttgctgcgcctgcgctaCAAGATGCTACCGGTGTGGTATACGGCCTTCTGGCATTCGAGCTTGAATGGACAGCCTGTGCTCAAGCCACAGGCGCTTGTTTTCCCGCACGACACGGCTGGATTTGATGTGGACGACCAGTACCTCCTTGGCGATTCAGGCTTGCTGATCAAGCCCCCTACGACAAAGGGTGCGTCGCATGTCGACATCTACCTCGCTGATGACGAAGATTACTATCACCACTTCACGGGTCACGTATATCGTGCTCCTGGTGGCCGTGTGGCTGTACCGGCACCTCTCTCCGACCATGTGCCGATGCTTCAACGTGGTGGCTCGGTCGTGCCGATGCGggagcgtgtgcgtcgtTCAGCTGAATTGCAACGCCTCGATCCGTTCACCTTGTACATCGCGCCGAGCCATGATGAGCTTGCTGCCGAGGGCCATCTGTACATGGACGATGGTCAGACTTTCGCGTACCGTGACGACCAGGCGTTCCTTGCACGCAAATTTACATTGACACGCGATGGCCCAGGGCACTTGCGCCTAGCATCCACATCGCTTACGGGTCGTGACATACATACgtctgcgtcgtcgacagCTCTCCAAGTGCCCGGTAATGCGTATGAGCAAGAAACGTCGTCTGTGCGTGTTGAACGCATCATTGTCTATGGCTTGCCAGAAGTGTACCGCATCATCGCCCGCGATGCCCACGGCCACGAGACGTCGTTGGCATTTACGTATACGTCAGGTACTTCACGATCTCCCACGGCCTCCGACGCCAGTGCCAGGCTAGCGTCGCGCCTCGAGATTCGCGATCCACGTGTTTTGATTGGACAAGATTGGTCCATCCTTATGGAAATCGCTCCCTAA